The proteins below are encoded in one region of Candidatus Neomarinimicrobiota bacterium:
- a CDS encoding glycosyltransferase, which produces MKHLDDYRGTVSDSVLTEIREKAEKLSGATMVHVNATAFGGGVAEILDNLVLLMNDIGVRTDWRVLHGTPEFFEVTKKFHNALQGDEEVTFSQEELDLYSRTNEKFAQFADLGHDVVIIHDPQPAGLVRFVDHEAPWVWRCHIDITQPNSQAWHFMEPFVLEYERMIVSADDYRREDLEVEQRIVSPSIDPLSPKNMDLSQEVIDRYFDRERIPTDKPLITQVSRFDPWKDPEGVIKVWQEVRKEVDCRLVFCYNMASDDPEGARIYERMAQTAKQYLESGDVLFVRGDDPVLVNVLQRYSAVIVQKSTREGFGLVVTEALWKGTPVVASNVGGIPTQIEDGVTGFLVTPTDFSQCAAKIVQLLQDSDMAAEMGARAKESVREKFLITRHMLDYLNIGLEMLGRN; this is translated from the coding sequence ATGAAACATCTTGATGACTATCGCGGGACAGTATCGGATTCAGTTCTGACCGAGATCCGGGAAAAGGCGGAGAAACTGTCCGGTGCCACTATGGTGCACGTGAACGCTACCGCCTTCGGCGGCGGTGTGGCGGAAATCCTCGACAATCTGGTTCTTTTGATGAATGATATCGGTGTGAGGACTGACTGGCGCGTCCTTCACGGCACGCCGGAATTCTTTGAAGTGACCAAGAAGTTTCACAACGCCCTTCAGGGGGATGAGGAGGTGACCTTTTCGCAAGAGGAACTTGATCTGTACAGCCGTACCAATGAGAAGTTTGCCCAATTTGCAGACTTGGGTCATGATGTGGTAATCATTCACGACCCACAGCCCGCCGGGCTCGTTCGTTTTGTGGATCACGAGGCACCGTGGGTCTGGCGCTGTCACATCGATATCACTCAGCCGAACAGTCAGGCGTGGCATTTCATGGAACCTTTCGTTCTCGAATACGAACGGATGATTGTTTCAGCAGATGATTACAGGCGGGAAGATCTTGAGGTAGAGCAGCGGATTGTGTCCCCTTCTATCGATCCACTTTCACCGAAGAATATGGACCTTTCCCAGGAGGTGATCGATAGATATTTCGACAGAGAGCGAATCCCTACCGATAAGCCGCTTATTACTCAGGTGTCGCGGTTTGATCCGTGGAAGGATCCCGAAGGAGTGATAAAGGTGTGGCAGGAAGTGCGAAAGGAGGTAGATTGCCGGCTCGTTTTCTGCTACAATATGGCCAGTGACGATCCTGAAGGGGCGCGTATCTATGAGCGGATGGCACAAACGGCAAAACAGTATCTGGAATCTGGTGATGTACTGTTCGTACGCGGAGATGACCCTGTTCTTGTAAACGTGTTGCAGCGCTATTCCGCGGTAATCGTTCAGAAGTCCACCCGGGAGGGATTCGGATTGGTAGTAACAGAAGCGTTGTGGAAGGGGACGCCGGTGGTGGCTTCCAACGTCGGCGGCATCCCAACACAGATTGAAGACGGGGTGACGGGATTCTTGGTGACTCCCACAGATTTCTCTCAGTGCGCTGCGAAGATCGTCCAGTTGTTGCAGGACAGCGATATGGCCGCAGAAATGGGCGCGCGAGCTAAAGAGTCTGTGAGGGAAAAGTTCCTCATCACCCGTCACATGCTCGACTATCTGAACATCGGGCTCGAGATGCTGGGCAGGAACTAG